The DNA window AGCGTTCCTGTGAATTATAGGCAGCCGTCTCCAGTTCGCAACCAGACGCAGCCGAAGCCTCCCGGTTCCTGGCCGGACAAATGACGCAGCCGAGAAATGGCCGTCAGCAACCGCAACCGACGCGGTCTGCGAAACTCCGGAACACAATCCGCCCCTCGCCCTTAATCGCCGCCACTGCAGCCAGCAGAAAGACGCCGACCGCGGACAAGCACAGGCCGCGCAGTTTCCGCAAAACGTCTTGTTTAACGATTTTTCCGTTATTCCGAATGGTTGATGCGATCCAGCGCGAAGATTCGCTCGCCCTGTAGTGTGTAAGTCCTTTTTTTCAAGGCACTTAGGTGGCTGCTTCAAAGGCAGGGAAGCGAACGCGAGAAGCTAGGGGATTCATGCAGAAGAGTAGACCCGAAGCGATAGGACCGATTGCTGGCCAAATAGTTACCGCTTTTTTGGCCCGTCCTTTGCTTGAATCCTTGACTCCCCTTATCCAGCGCGTAGAGTGGAGGGAGCGATCGAAATTCGCTTGCCTTGCGCTGACAGTCAGGAGGTTTTTCCTGTCAAAACGCCAGGGACTTTTATAGCGGGTACCGGATTCTGGCAAAGATTTCGCAGATTGCCTTGAACCCACCGCCGCAGATGACCATCCACACTTGAAGGCAGTCCGAAGTTCCGTGGCTGCGCGTTGCTCCCGCAGGTCACCCAAGAATGGGTTGTCCTGCCAACCAAACAAAGGAATGGAACATGTTGGTGTTATCACGCAAAAAGAACGAGAGTATCGTCATCAACAATGACATTACGATCGTAGTGGTGGAGATCCGCGGCGACAAGGTGCGATTGGGCGTTGAAGCTCCTAAAGAGGTTCCCGTTCATCGACGTGAAGTTTATGACGCTATCAAGCGTAACGAACAACAGCACGATAAAGAAGCGGCCGGAGAGTAATTTTTTCCGTCGGCCTGGATGTCGTTTCGTTCGTTTCACTTACCCGCTTTTACTGCCGGGAACCCGCATTCTTGCGGTCTCTGGCCGCTTCCCTCCCGGTCAACCGCCGACGGGATCAATTTTTACGCCAAGACCCCACTTGACGAATTTGGGCGTCTCCGTAAATTCACTACTTGTACGCCGTGCTTACGCATTCCACGGCCCCATCGTCTAGTGGCCTAGGACTCCGGCCTTTCACGCCGGCAACAGGGGTTCGAGTCCCCTTGGGGTCATTTTTTGAGTCGAATGACTCAAGCAGTAAGCACGGCGTTTTTTCATGCGCTAATCTCATGCGCTAACGTCGCCATCACAACGGCCTTCACCCATCGGGACGCCGCTCCGTTGCGACGGGCAATCTCTGCTGCGGATTCTCCGCTGCTTATCCTGGCGTTTGGCTTTTGCCGCGCACTCTTTCCAGCTTCCCGTAATGCGGGCCAGTTCTGCCGTACGGGGGCATTAAAAAAAGTGGGATTCGTCCCGTCAAATCTTTTTTTGAAAACGTGAAAGAATGGTGAATTTAGCTTTTGCATTTACCTGTCAGATAAGTAGAATCCTCTTCTCCCCTACCTCCTGCGCAGATTCTCTTGTTGTGGAGTCTGCCAGCCCACCCACACATTCTCTTGAAGGAGAATTCTATGGCGAGAACTCGGATTGCGATTTGCCTTGGCGCCGCCCTGCTGTGCCTGACGACCAGCTCCATGGTGCTGGCCGAAGACGCCAAACAGTGCAAAGACTGCAAAACTTGTGCGAAGAAATCAGAAACGGTCCAGAAGACGGCCGACAAAAACGGCAAGGTACCCGCCGTTTCCGTCTCATCGCGCAAGCCCGATCAAAAGAAGGCAGAAGCCAAAAAGCCGGAAGTGAAGAAGCCGGAAGTGAAGAAGCCGGAAGTGAAGAAGCCCGCGGTCGACCCCAAAAAAGTCGAAGCGGATAAACGCGCCGCCGCCGAGAAACAGGCCGCCGCCCAGAAGGCGATCGCCGAAGGGAAAGCCCGCGTCGAAGAACAGAAGCGTCTTGTTGAAAAGCAGCGCGCCGAAGCCGCGGCCAAAGCGAAACTGGCCGAAGCCGCCAAAGCCAAAGCCGACGACGAGAAGAAGCGGGCCGACGAAACGGCCAAAAAGGCCGCCGACCAGAAGCGCGCCGCGGACGCGAAAAAACGTGAAGAAGAAATCGCCAAACAGCGGGCCGAAGCGCTGAAAAAACAGGAAGAGTTCAACAAGCAGCGGGAAATCGCCTACGCCTTGCTGCGTCGCCGGTCCCAGATGCCTCGCCTGGTGCAGGACCTGGTCGATGAACGCCAGATCGGCCAGATCGAACAGCTGCAGAAGCGACTCAACTCGTCGCTGGAAGCGAATCGCGAACAGCAGAAAAAGCTGGAAGAGCAATCGCGCAAACTGCGCGACGAATACTCCCAGCTCCGGGAATCGTTTGACCAGGACGTCGCCAAAACTCTCAACCCGACCCAGCTGGCAGAACTCGCCAAACGGAAAGCGGCCATCGCCGCCGAGGAGAAGCAGCGTCTTGCCAAACGTGAGGCCGAACGAGCCGCCCAGCAAAAGAAAAAGTAGTGACGGGAGCCTGCCCTCTGTCAGGATCTCCACCCGGGACGTCTCCAGGCGTCCCG is part of the Lignipirellula cremea genome and encodes:
- the csrA gene encoding carbon storage regulator CsrA; the protein is MLVLSRKKNESIVINNDITIVVVEIRGDKVRLGVEAPKEVPVHRREVYDAIKRNEQQHDKEAAGE